The genome window ACAATTGGTTTATACCCTAAAATTTTTCTGCTATGTGTAATGTCAGCACAATGTCGTTTTACATCCCCTTTTCTATCTTTAACAAATTTTAATTCTATTTTATTTTCATTGCCTGTAATCTCTTGATATTTTTTTACTACTATTTTTGCAATTTTCTTAATTGATTCTTCTTTACCCTGTCCAATATTGAGCGTATCTCCTATCGCATTTTTAGTTTGATCAGATAGCATTATTCCATTTGCAGTATCATCAACATATGTAAAATCACGTGTTTGATTTCCTGTACCATGAATAATTGGAAATTTCTTTTCTAAAATTCTTTCATAAAATTTTGGTATAGCTGCAGAATATGTATCACTTCTCATATATTCTCCATAACTATTGAAAGGACGAACTATAACCATCTTTAACCCATCTGATTTTTCAAATCCCCTTACATATAGTTCGGATGCAGCTTTTGAACCTGCGTAAATTGTTGTTGGAAGTAATGGATGATCTTCTTTCATAGGTATTTTCATTGCACTTCCATATACTTCACTGGATGAAATATGGATCATTTTACATTTTAGTTCAGTACAAGCTTTTGCAACAAGATAAGTTCCGTAATCATTTACTTTTACAACTTCTTCAGGTTTATCAAACGACATTGTAAGTGGTTTAACAGCTAAATGAAATACAACATCCATTTTTCTAGAGGCTGTTTTAAATTTATCATAATTTAGTATGCTTCCTTTGATAACTTTGATATCTTTTGGAACATTAGATTTTCCACTGGCATTTGAAAAATCATCATAAATTGAAACATTATAATTATTTTCATAAAGTTTTTTTGCTAGTGTCGAACCAATAAATCCTAAACCACCAGTAACTAATGCTCTTCGCTTCATAGCTTTGCTTTTTTACTTATATTAAAATTCTTTTTCATTCATTAAATATTTTTTAATGTTTTTGATATAATATTACAAATTATCTCTTGATCATCTTGTGTAATTTCTTCATGTAATGGGAGAGATATAGTGTTTTTATATAAAAACTCTGAATTTTTTAAACTAGAATGTTTTGAACATTTTTGAAATACTGGAAGACAATGAAGCGCATAAGTACCAATTTGTGATTCGATATTATTTTTAGCTAATTTTTGAATAACTCTATCACGTAAATTTGGTTTTGTAATTACACAAACAAATGTCTGAAATGTATGCCTAGAATTTTTAGTTTGTTTCTGAATTTGTATACCATCTATTTTTTTAAATAATTCCGAATAGATCTTTGCCATTTTCTGTCTATTTTTAATTATTCTCTCAATCTTTCTTAATTGTTCTAAGCCTATTGCACTTTGAATATCTGACATTTTGTAATTTGTCCCAACACTGGTAAATTCATTATCTTTTTTTCCAAATGATTTGAAACTTTTAATCTTATTAGCCAATCTTCTGTCATCTGTTGTAATCATACCTCCTTCACCTGTTGTAATTATTTTTCTTGGGTGAAAACTAAAACAACTAACATTAGCCAATGAACCAACAAATTTTGAACCTAATTTTGAACCTAAACTGGTTGCAGCATCCTCTACCACAATCATTTTTTTCTTTAATTTATAAAATTCGTTTTCTAAAGGATTACCAAAAATTGATACAGGTGAAATTATTTCAATATTATCAAAATTCTTTTGTTCTACTATATCTCTTGTTATATTCATTGTTTCAATATCTACATCTACTAAAATTGGTTTCCCGCCGGCCAATATTATTGCGTTTACTGTAGCCGGAAATGTAAAATCTGAAACTAATACCCTCTTCCCTTTAATATTGAGACATTCAAAAACTGCATGTAATGATGTTGTTGCAGATGTTGTTGCTATGGCAAATTTTGTTTTGACATAATTTGATATGCCAATTTCAAATTTCTTTGTGACATTACCTTCAGTTAAAAATTTTGATTTAAACACTTGTTTGACGGATCTAATTTCATTATTATCTAAAGATGGTCTCATAAGATAGATTTTTTTCTTCATACAGTTCTTATTTTTTTATGCTAATAAACCAGTTTTTTTTGTTACACAAAACTAATTAATTAATAAAAATTGTCCTTTTTTATTGAAAACCATTGATATTGTATCTGGTTTGGGAGAAATTGGCACTCCTATTTTGAAACTATTTTCAAAATCTAACATTGTTTTAGGTTATGACATCAATCCAAAATTAATGAATTTGAAGAAATTTGAAAAATATAAAAATTCAAATGTAAAATTTTTACACATATGCATTCCATTCAATGACAAATTCTTAAAGAATGTATTATCACTTTATAAAAAATTCAAACCACAAATTATTGTTATTCATAGTACTGTGGCTCCTTATACTACCAAATCATTACAAAAAAAAATCCCAATCCCTGTTATCTATAGTGCAACTAGAGGTGTTCATAAAAGAATGTTACAAGATCTAAAAAAATATACTAAATTTTATGCCTTAGAAAAAATAACTTCAAATCAAAAATGGGCATCTTCTGAATACACAAAACTTTTGAAAAAATCTAATATCAAATCAAAGAAAATGTCAGAACCAATTACATTAGAATTAGCAAAAATTGTTGTGGATACAACTTATTATGGTTGGTTGATAAATTATGCTCAGCTAAGTAATATTATTGCTAAAAAACATGGAGTGGATTATGATGAAATGTGGGAATTTTCTGATG of Nitrosopumilus sp. contains these proteins:
- a CDS encoding GDP-mannose 4,6-dehydratase; this encodes MKRRALVTGGLGFIGSTLAKKLYENNYNVSIYDDFSNASGKSNVPKDIKVIKGSILNYDKFKTASRKMDVVFHLAVKPLTMSFDKPEEVVKVNDYGTYLVAKACTELKCKMIHISSSEVYGSAMKIPMKEDHPLLPTTIYAGSKAASELYVRGFEKSDGLKMVIVRPFNSYGEYMRSDTYSAAIPKFYERILEKKFPIIHGTGNQTRDFTYVDDTANGIMLSDQTKNAIGDTLNIGQGKEESIKKIAKIVVKKYQEITGNENKIELKFVKDRKGDVKRHCADITHSRKILGYKPIVKLEEGISKYIIWRQDF
- a CDS encoding GDP-mannose dehydrogenase — translated: MKTIDIVSGLGEIGTPILKLFSKSNIVLGYDINPKLMNLKKFEKYKNSNVKFLHICIPFNDKFLKNVLSLYKKFKPQIIVIHSTVAPYTTKSLQKKIPIPVIYSATRGVHKRMLQDLKKYTKFYALEKITSNQKWASSEYTKLLKKSNIKSKKMSEPITLELAKIVVDTTYYGWLINYAQLSNIIAKKHGVDYDEMWEFSDEIHKFIGNRPKMFPGFIGGHCVIPNLSLIDEESFWQIDKINNIYAKKVKNAKSIAKKYVKGRQSYNSK
- a CDS encoding DegT/DnrJ/EryC1/StrS aminotransferase family protein translates to MKKKIYLMRPSLDNNEIRSVKQVFKSKFLTEGNVTKKFEIGISNYVKTKFAIATTSATTSLHAVFECLNIKGKRVLVSDFTFPATVNAIILAGGKPILVDVDIETMNITRDIVEQKNFDNIEIISPVSIFGNPLENEFYKLKKKMIVVEDAATSLGSKLGSKFVGSLANVSCFSFHPRKIITTGEGGMITTDDRRLANKIKSFKSFGKKDNEFTSVGTNYKMSDIQSAIGLEQLRKIERIIKNRQKMAKIYSELFKKIDGIQIQKQTKNSRHTFQTFVCVITKPNLRDRVIQKLAKNNIESQIGTYALHCLPVFQKCSKHSSLKNSEFLYKNTISLPLHEEITQDDQEIICNIISKTLKNI